A region of Streptomyces sp. NBC_01750 DNA encodes the following proteins:
- a CDS encoding winged helix-turn-helix transcriptional regulator — MTSRVVRAADGARGDLFDPECPTRRLLDRIGTKWTSMAVKMLAEASPDEVRFAELQRRMPGVSQKMLSVTLQSLTRDGLVSRRVEPTVPPRVHYRLTELGLSLEVPLAMVRAWAEEHMAEIDRAHQLSQEHAADN, encoded by the coding sequence GTGACCTCCCGAGTGGTGCGTGCCGCCGACGGGGCGCGCGGTGACCTGTTCGACCCGGAGTGCCCCACCCGTCGTCTGCTCGACCGGATCGGCACGAAGTGGACGTCAATGGCGGTCAAGATGCTGGCCGAGGCATCCCCGGACGAGGTCCGCTTCGCGGAGCTGCAACGCCGGATGCCCGGTGTCTCGCAGAAGATGCTGTCGGTGACCCTGCAGAGCCTCACCCGTGACGGTTTGGTCAGCCGCCGGGTGGAGCCGACGGTTCCGCCGCGCGTCCACTACCGGCTCACCGAACTCGGCCTGTCGCTGGAGGTCCCGCTCGCGATGGTCCGGGCATGGGCCGAGGAGCACATGGCCGAGATCGACCGCGCCCATCAGCTCAGCCAGGAGCATGCCGCGGACAACTGA
- a CDS encoding DUF6381 family protein: MAVAPSRCARRHRRIEKAAERATDPEERQRLKDRARRLREQSEQASSMGSGDIYPPE; encoded by the coding sequence CTGGCGGTCGCGCCGAGCAGATGCGCGCGCAGGCACAGGAGAATAGAAAAGGCCGCGGAGCGCGCCACTGACCCCGAGGAGCGTCAGCGGCTCAAGGACAGGGCTCGCCGGCTCAGGGAGCAGAGCGAGCAGGCAAGCAGCATGGGCAGCGGGGACATATACCCGCCGGAGTAG
- a CDS encoding cold-shock protein, with protein sequence MATGTVKWFNADKGFGFIQQDDGGPDVFVHFSAIQSTGFKELQEGDKVEYDVTQGPKGPQAEQVHRK encoded by the coding sequence ATGGCAACAGGCACTGTTAAGTGGTTCAACGCCGACAAGGGCTTCGGCTTCATCCAGCAGGACGACGGCGGCCCGGACGTGTTCGTCCACTTCTCCGCCATCCAGTCCACCGGCTTCAAGGAGCTGCAGGAAGGCGACAAGGTCGAATACGACGTCACCCAGGGCCCCAAGGGGCCGCAGGCGGAGCAGGTCCACCGCAAGTAG
- a CDS encoding class F sortase — protein MAGSVLVISATGDEQPPQPSAAQAFSTSVPPASRGKSSAALHTVRPLPRSNPVRLRIPAIGVDAPMTRLNLDATGTLRPPPAKNPSLAGWYGGGTAPGSRGTAVTAGHVDTPTGPGVFHDLGAVVKGDSIEIKRADRRVAVFTVDAVEVYDKKKFPNKKVYGSSVLPELRVITCGGGYAKRTGYRGNVVVYATLTAVK, from the coding sequence ATGGCCGGTAGCGTGCTGGTGATCAGCGCGACAGGCGACGAGCAGCCACCGCAGCCGTCTGCTGCCCAGGCCTTCTCCACCTCTGTACCCCCCGCTTCCCGCGGCAAGTCTTCAGCCGCTCTCCACACCGTCCGGCCGCTGCCCCGATCGAATCCGGTCCGGCTGCGGATCCCCGCCATCGGTGTGGACGCCCCCATGACAAGGCTGAACCTCGACGCGACAGGGACGCTACGCCCGCCGCCCGCCAAGAACCCCAGCCTCGCCGGCTGGTACGGCGGCGGCACGGCTCCCGGCTCGCGAGGCACAGCCGTCACCGCCGGGCACGTGGACACGCCCACCGGCCCCGGTGTCTTCCACGACCTCGGTGCCGTGGTCAAGGGCGACAGCATCGAGATCAAACGGGCGGACCGGCGCGTGGCCGTGTTCACCGTTGACGCAGTAGAGGTCTACGACAAGAAGAAGTTTCCGAACAAGAAGGTCTACGGCAGCTCCGTTCTGCCCGAACTGCGCGTGATCACCTGCGGCGGCGGTTACGCCAAGCGCACCGGCTACCGGGGCAACGTCGTCGTCTACGCGACGCTGACCGCCGTGAAATAG